From Gimesia panareensis, the proteins below share one genomic window:
- a CDS encoding acyltransferase family protein, with amino-acid sequence MDLLPLDHPRLKKNNFDLLRLLLALTVCLVHATELSGFEALRSVTGFLSSRIAVQAFFVVSGFLIVMSYERSSSLLSYTSKRIRRIYPAYFTVVLLSALGLALVSTQPLPEYFSLSWVKYLLANLTFLNFIQSTLPGVFEANRLPAVNGALWTLKVEVMFYVSVPLLVFCLRRAPRLPLLLLVYALSVGYATFLLGAAAQTGNAFYEQLARQLPGQLCFFVAGAGLFYYLPLFERRVKLFVTLAALVLLIDHWTPLPWLQPMALAVIVLFFGLFLYAGNFGKYGDFSYGVYILHFPLIQLLLNAGWSAEHPWLFLATAVSLTFFGAVLMWNLVEKRFLLRSSHYVSSVETSQKASPVKQPARI; translated from the coding sequence ATGGATTTGCTGCCCCTCGATCATCCCCGTCTCAAGAAGAATAACTTCGATCTGCTGAGATTGCTGCTGGCGCTGACGGTCTGCCTGGTTCATGCAACCGAACTCTCCGGCTTTGAAGCGTTGCGCAGTGTCACGGGGTTTTTGTCATCGAGGATTGCAGTTCAGGCGTTTTTCGTCGTGAGCGGATTTCTGATTGTGATGAGTTACGAACGCTCGTCCTCGCTCCTCTCGTACACCAGCAAACGCATCCGGCGGATTTATCCCGCTTATTTCACGGTGGTCCTGCTCTCCGCACTCGGGCTGGCCCTGGTCAGCACTCAACCGCTGCCGGAGTATTTTTCCCTGAGCTGGGTGAAGTACCTGCTGGCGAACCTGACGTTTCTGAATTTTATCCAGTCGACGCTGCCGGGCGTGTTTGAAGCGAATCGGTTGCCGGCAGTCAACGGTGCGCTCTGGACACTGAAAGTGGAAGTGATGTTCTACGTCTCGGTGCCGCTGCTCGTATTTTGCCTGAGACGCGCGCCGCGGTTGCCACTGCTGCTGCTGGTCTATGCCCTTTCAGTCGGCTATGCCACATTTCTGCTCGGAGCCGCTGCGCAGACGGGGAATGCCTTTTATGAACAGCTGGCCCGCCAGCTGCCTGGGCAGCTCTGCTTTTTCGTCGCTGGAGCCGGGCTGTTTTATTATCTGCCGCTGTTTGAACGCCGTGTGAAACTGTTCGTTACCCTGGCCGCCCTTGTGCTGCTGATCGACCACTGGACTCCCCTGCCCTGGCTGCAACCGATGGCACTGGCGGTGATCGTCCTGTTTTTCGGACTCTTTCTCTACGCGGGGAACTTCGGCAAGTACGGCGATTTTTCGTACGGCGTCTATATCCTGCACTTCCCACTGATCCAGCTGCTGCTGAATGCAGGCTGGTCGGCAGAACATCCCTGGTTGTTCCTGGCGACCGCAGTCAGCCTGACGTTTTTCGGTGCGGTTCTGATGTGGAACCTGGTCGAAAAACGCTTCCTGCTCCGGAGCAGTCACTACGTCAGTTCGGTCGAGACCAGCCAGAAAGCATCTCCCGTCAAGCAACCCGCCCGGATCTGA
- a CDS encoding sulfatase family protein yields the protein MRMISTLCLLVFLYTTSLTSAADPAPADLKLEKIKGAKPRNVVFILADDHRYDVMGFAGHPWVETPAMDAMAKQGVYFKNAVVTTSLCSPSRASILTGQYMHNHGVVDNNVQTPPGTKFFPQYLQAAGYQTAFFGKWHMGGHSDAPRPGFDKWVSFRGQGHYYPPTHLKKWSLNVDGKSVPQKGYITDELTDYAINWLNESVKPKDKPFFMYLSHKGVHGMFHPAERHAGRYKDKAMPIPKTMANTSENYFNKPMWLKNQRNSWHGVDFAYHQDTDIEEHYRLYCEALLSVDESIARVRKWLKDNGYAENTLIMYMGDNGFQWGEHGLIDKRTAYEASMRVPLVGVCPGLWKPGTVINEVVANIDIGPTCLAAAGLKTPSQMDGQSFLELAAGKLPAADWRQNILYEYYWEFNFPQTPTTFALRTPRYKFIQYHGIWDIDELYDMEKDPLEQHNLIFDPKYQKQIKTMRADLHAILEKSNANRVPFSHKRSMGANLRRNSGSQPAEFNDKLMREKNAKE from the coding sequence GCTGCGGATCCTGCTCCCGCGGATCTCAAGCTGGAAAAGATCAAAGGGGCCAAACCGCGTAACGTGGTCTTTATTCTCGCCGACGATCACCGTTACGACGTGATGGGCTTTGCCGGTCATCCCTGGGTGGAAACTCCCGCGATGGATGCGATGGCCAAACAGGGCGTCTACTTCAAAAACGCCGTGGTGACCACCTCGCTCTGCTCACCCAGCCGGGCTTCGATTCTGACCGGGCAGTACATGCACAATCACGGCGTGGTCGACAATAACGTGCAGACCCCACCCGGCACGAAATTCTTTCCGCAGTACCTGCAGGCCGCCGGCTACCAGACCGCCTTCTTCGGGAAATGGCACATGGGAGGTCACTCGGATGCACCGCGGCCCGGCTTCGACAAGTGGGTTTCTTTCCGCGGACAGGGACACTACTACCCGCCGACACATCTGAAGAAATGGTCGTTGAACGTCGACGGGAAATCGGTTCCGCAGAAAGGCTACATCACCGACGAACTGACTGACTACGCCATCAACTGGTTGAACGAAAGCGTCAAACCAAAAGACAAGCCGTTCTTCATGTACCTGTCTCACAAGGGTGTGCACGGCATGTTCCACCCCGCGGAACGTCATGCGGGACGCTACAAAGACAAGGCGATGCCCATTCCGAAAACGATGGCGAATACGTCCGAGAATTATTTCAACAAACCGATGTGGCTCAAGAACCAGCGAAACAGCTGGCACGGCGTTGATTTTGCCTATCACCAGGATACGGATATCGAAGAGCATTACCGCCTGTACTGTGAAGCCCTGCTGAGCGTGGACGAATCGATCGCCCGCGTGCGGAAGTGGCTCAAGGACAACGGCTATGCTGAGAACACGCTGATTATGTACATGGGCGACAACGGCTTTCAGTGGGGCGAGCACGGCCTGATCGATAAACGGACCGCCTATGAAGCGTCGATGCGGGTGCCGCTGGTCGGCGTCTGTCCCGGTCTCTGGAAACCGGGAACCGTGATCAATGAAGTGGTCGCCAACATCGACATCGGCCCGACCTGCCTGGCGGCGGCCGGGTTGAAAACCCCATCGCAGATGGACGGGCAAAGCTTCCTGGAACTGGCGGCCGGCAAACTGCCCGCTGCGGACTGGCGGCAGAATATTCTGTATGAATATTACTGGGAGTTCAATTTCCCCCAGACGCCCACGACATTCGCCCTGCGGACGCCGCGGTATAAGTTCATTCAATATCACGGCATCTGGGACATCGACGAGCTGTACGATATGGAAAAAGATCCGCTGGAACAGCACAATCTGATTTTCGATCCGAAGTATCAGAAGCAGATCAAAACGATGCGGGCCGACCTGCATGCGATCCTGGAAAAGTCGAACGCCAACCGGGTCCCCTTCAGCCACAAACGCAGCATGGGCGCCAACCTGCGGCGCAACAGCGGCTCCCAGCCGGCTGAGTTCAACGACAAGCTGATGCGGGAGAAGAACGCGAAGGAGTAG